The Pseudomonas pergaminensis nucleotide sequence GGTGGTCGTCGACCACGTTGGCCAGGAAGTACGTCGGCAGGCCGTCGGTCTTCATCAGCACCTGCATGTCCATGCGGTCCCACGGGATCTCGACGTCACCGCGCAGCATGTCCGGCACCACGCACACGCCTTCGCTTGGCACTTTCATGCGGATTACATGCGGCTCGCCAGCGGCCAGGCGACGGGCGACTTCTTCTTTCGACAGCAGCAACGCGCGGCCATCGTAGCGCGGGGTTTCGCCACGGGCCTGTTGCTCGGCGCGCATCTGGTCCAGCTCTTCTGCGGTGCAGAAACAAGGGAACGCGTGGCCCATGTCGACCAGCTGCTGGGTGTACTGCTTGTAGATGTCGCTGCGCTCGCTCTGGCGATACGGGCCGTGCGGGCCGCCGACGTCCGGGCCTTCCGCCCAGGTTATGCCCAGCCAGCGCAGGGCATCGAAAATCTGCTGTTCCGACTCACGGGTGGAGCGCAGTTGGTCGGTGTCTTCGATCCGCAGGATGAATTCACCGCCGTGCTGCTTGGCAAAGCAGTAGTTGAACAAGGCGATGTAAGCAGTGCCGACGTGGGGATCCCCAGTAGGCGATGGCGCGATGCGCGTGCGGACGGTGGTCATGGCAGGTCTCGAATGGGCGATATAACTGAAAATTGAAACAAGGGGCGAATGGTAACACCAGCTTGGGTGATTCTGGCAGACCGAGGTGCCTGCATTCGCGAGCAAGCCCGCTCCCACCCTTGACCGATTTCCGACATGAGAATGCGGTCAACAGTAGGAGCGGGCTTGCTCGCGAAGAAGCCAGCACCGCCCCTGCAAGATCAAACGGCCAGCAACCGCTCACGCAACTTGCCAATCTCATCCCGCGTCTGCGCCGCAGCCTCAAACTCCAGGTCTCGCGCCAACTGGTACATCTTCTCTTCCAACTGGCGGATACGCTTGGTGATCTCACTCGGCGAGCGCAGTTCGTTTTCGTACTTGGCGCTTTCCTCGGCGGCCTTGGCCATGCCCTTACGCTTCTTGCTGCGCGAGCCCGGCACGGTGGCGCCTTCCATGATGTCGGCAACATCCTTGAACACGCCTTTCGGGGTGATGCCATTTTCCAGGTTGAACGCAATCTGCTTGTCGCGACGGCGCTGGGTTTCGCCAATCGCACGCTCCATGGAGCCGGTGATGCGGTCTGCGTAAAGAATCGCCCGGCCATTGAGGTTCCGCGCAGCACGGCCAATGGTCTGGATCAGCGAACGCTCGGAGCGCAGGAAGCCCTCCTTGTCCGCATCGAGGATCGCCACCAGCGACACTTCCGGCATGTCCAGGCCTTCGCGCAGCAGGTTGATCCCCACCAGCACATCAAAGGTGCCCAGGCGCAGGTCGCGGATGATCTCCACACGCTCCACAGTGTCGATGTCCGAGTGCAGGTAGCGCACACGCACGCCGTGGTCGGCCAAGTAGTCGGTCAAGTCTTCGGACATGCGCTTGGTCAGCGTGGTCACCAGCACACGCTCTTCCAGGGCCACGCGCTTGGTGATCTCCGAAAGCAGGTCGTCGACCTGGGTCAGCGCCGGGCGGATTTCGATTTCCGGGTCGACCAGGCCAGTCGGGCGCACCAGCTGCTCGATCACGCGACCGGCATGCTCGGCCTCATAGTTGCCCGGCGTGGCGGACACAAAGATGGTCTGCGGGCTGATGGCTTCCCACTCATCAAAGCGCATCGGCCGGTTATCCAGCGCCGACGGCAGGCGGAAGCCGTATTCCACCAGGGTTTCCTTACGCGAACGGTCACCCTTATACATCGCGCCCACTTGCGGCACGCTGACGTGGGATTCGTCGATCACCAGCAACGCGTCGGGCGGCAGGTAATCGTAGAGGGTCGGCGGCGGCGCGCCGGACTCACGGCCCGACAGGTAGCGCGAGTAGTTTTCGATACCGTTGCAGTACCCCAGCTCCAGGATCATCTCCAAGTCAAAGCGGGTGCGCTGCTCCAGACGCTGGGCTTCCACCAGCTTGTTATTGGAACGCAGGTACTCCAGGCGCTCGGCCAACTCGGTCTTGATGCCCTCGATGGCGCCCATCAGGGTTTCACGCGGGGTCACGTAGTGGCTTTTCGGATAGAAGGTGAAGCGCGGCAGTTTGCGGATCACCTCGCCGGTCAGCGGGTCGAAGGCCGACAGGCTCTCGACTTCATCGTCGAACAGCTCGATGCGGATCGCTTCCAGGTCCGATTCCGCCGGGTAAATGTCGATGACATCGCCCCGCACGCGGAAGGTGGCGCGGGCAAAGTCCATGTCGTTGCGGGTGTACTGCAGGCTGGTCAGGCGGCGCAGCAGCTCGCGCTGGTCGAGTTTGTCGCCGCGGTCGACGTGCAGCACCATCTTCAGATAGGTTTCCGGGCTGCCCAGGCCGTAGATGCACGACACCGTGGTGACGATGATCGCGTCCTTGCGCTCCAGCAGCGCCTTGGTCGCCGACAGCCGCATCTGCTCGATATGGTCGTTGATCGACGCATCCTTCTCGATAAAGGTATCGGAGGACGGCACGTAGGCTTCGGGCTGGTAGTAGTCGTAGTAGGAAACGAAGTACTCCACCGCATTGTTCGGGAAGAACGCCTTGAACTCGCCATAGAGCTGCGCGGCCAGGGTCTTGTTCGGTGCCAGCACCAGGGTAGGACGATTGATCTGCGCGATCACGTTGGCGATGCTGAAGGTCTTGCCTGAACCGGTCACCCCAAGCAGCGTCTGGTGGGCCAGGCCGGCTTCGATGCCCTCGACCATCTGGCGAATCGCTTCTGGCTGATCGCCAGCGGGTTCAAAGCGGGTGACGAGTTGGAAATCCGACATAACGTACCTCGTGTAGTCACCCCCAGACTGTAAACCCGTCGAGGACGAAATAGACCACCACCCGCGAAGATTCAAAGCGGGCCGTAGGAAAAAACCATGATAGCCATAGAAGTGGTGGCGAATGTGACGGGTTTCAAGGCAATCGTCCTACCTGCCGTCGCGGACCAATGTTGCAATAAGACTAACGGTCGGCAAATAAACCGAAAAACTTGGCCGAAAAGCCATTTCGGCTGTCGCCCTTGACGGTGATGGCCTCTATACTAGCTCCCCGTTTGTGCACCGCTCTAGTGCATTCGGCTGGAGCGCGACACGTCCCTCCATTCCCCCATAGAGCTGCCGCAAAAATGAGCCTGTTCTCCGCTGTCGAAATGGCACCACGCGATCCTATCCTGGGCCTCAACGAAGCATTCAACGCCGACACACGAACCACCAAGGTCAACCTTGGCGTGGGCGTTTACTGCAACGAGGAGGGGAAGATTCCACTCTTGCGTGCCGTTGCCGAAGCGGAAGCCATTCGCGTGGCGCAACACGCCGCCCGTGGCTACTTGCCGATCGACGGCATCGCAGCCTACGACAAAGCTGTGCAGACGCTGCTGTTCGGTGAGACCTCGCCCCTGCTGGCAGCCGGCCGTGTCGTCACCGTGCAAGCGGTGGGCGGCACCGGCGCCCTGAAGCTGGGCGCAGACTTCCTCAAGCAACTGCTGCCAAATGCCGTCGTTGCCATCAGCGACCCGAGCTGGGAAAACCACCGCGCCCTGTTCGAAACCGCCGGCTTCCCGGTGCAGAACTACCGCTACTACGACGCCGCCACCCACGACGTTAACCGTGCCGGCCTGCTCGAAGACCTCAACGCCCTGCCGCCACAGTCCATCGTGGTGCTGCACGCCTGCTGCCACAACCCGACCGGTGTCGACCTGAGCCCGGCCGACTGGCAGAACGTGCTGGACGTGGTCAAGGCCAAGAACCTGGTGCCGTTCCTCGACATGGCCTACCAGGGCTTTGGCGACGGCATCCACGAAGACGCCGCCGCAGTGCGCCTGTTCGCTGAGTCGGGCCTGACCTTCTTTGTGTCCAGCTCGTTCTCCAAGTCGTTCTCCCTGTACGGCGAGCGTGTGGGCGCACTGTCCATCGTCGGCGAGTCCAAGGAAGAAAGCGCGCGCATCCTATCCCAGGTCAAGCGCGTGATCCGCACCAACTATTCCAACCCGCCGACCCACGGCGCGGCCATCGTTGCTGCCGTGCTGAACAACCCTGAGCTGCGTGCCCAGTGGGAAGCCGAACTGGCTGAAATGCGCCTGCGCATCCGTGGCATGCGCGAGCAGATGGTGGCCGAACTGGCCAAGGCTGCTCCGGGCCACGACTTTAGCTTCGTCGGTCGCCAGCGCGGGATGTTCTCCTACTCCGGCCTGACCGTTGAGCAAGTCACCCGCTTGCGCAGCGAGTTTGGCATCTACGCGCTGGATACCGGGCGTATCTGCGTGGCGGCGTTGAACCAGTCGAACATTGGTGCGGTGACCAAGGCGATTGTTCAGGTGCTGTAAGCCTTGAGCAGGTGACGAGGGGGGAAGCCATTCATGGGCTTCCCCTTTTTTGTTAGGGAACACTGAACCTGTGGTGAGCGAGCTTGCAAAAAATTCACTGGGCGTAACGCGCAACCCCTAGACTGAACCCTGACTGCCCCTTTGCTGTGAGAGCCTTATGAGAAACGACGACCTGGACCTGCGTGCCGACCGCGACGAGCTGGACCACTTCACCCCACGCGCACCGCAAGCCAAGCGCCAGAAGAGCCTGGTGCTGCAAGTCGCCCTGGGCGTGTTTCTGGGCGGCCTGGCCTTGTGGCTGGTGCAACTGGGCGCGACGGCAATCATGGCAAAATTGGCCATGGGTACCCTGCAATTCGGCGGCTGACACCCCCGATTACTGGCTGACACTCCCTACAGTGGGGGGACGCGCTCCTCCAGCAATGTCACAAAGCTGTTCAAGCTCTGCGACACCGTCCCCCGCCGCCAGATCAGCCAGGTGTTCAATATCCGGAAGTTGTCCGCCAGCGGCCACACACTCACCGCCGCGAACCCAGGCATGTTCTCCAGCATGCTGCGCGGCATCAGCGCCAGCCCCGCCCCGGCGCTGACACAGGCGAGCATGCCGTGGTAGGACTCTATCTCGAAGATCTTGCCCGGTGCCGCGCCGTCCTGTGAGAACCAGCGCTCAAAGTGATGCCGGTACGAACAGTTGGAGCGAAAGGTGTAGATATTTTCGCCATTCACGTCCTGGCCGCGTTTGATCGGCGCGTGGTGCAGCGGCGCAATCACCACCATCTCCTCTTCAAACACCGCCACGCCTTCCAGGGTGGAATGCAGCACCGGCCCGTCGACAAACGCCGCCGTCAGCCGCCCCGACAGCACGCCTTCAATCATGGTGCCCGAGGGGCCGGTGCTCAGGTCCAACTCAACCTTGGTGTGCTTCTGGTTGTACGCCGCCAGCAGCGCCGGGATGCGCACCGCTGCGGTACTTTCCAGCGAGCCAAGGGCAAACGCGCCTTGGGGCTCCTCCCCCGCCACGGTCGCGCGGGCTTCCTGCACCAGGTCGAGGATGCGCCGCGCATAACCGAGGAAATTCCACCCCGCCGGTGACAGGCGCAAGCGGCTTTTCTCGCGGATGAACAATTCCACGCCCAGGTCCTGCTCCAGTTGCTTGATACGCGTGGTCAGGTTCGACGGCACGCGATGAATCAACTGCGCGGCGGCGCTGATGCTGCCTTGCTCGGCAACGGCCTTGAAGATTTCCAGCTGCACCAGGTCCAAGTCATTCTCCAATCGTGAATGTATTGCTTAATATTATTCAGTTTCCAGAAAAGAGCCAGCCCCGTACGCTGAACCCAACTTAATCATTCAGCAGGACGGTGCCATGAACGCGACCACCCACGCTCTCTCGATCAACCCTGCCAACGGCGAAACGGTCGGCAGCTATCCCTACGAAACCGAGCAGCAATTGGACGCCGCCCTCGACCGTGCCACTCGCGCCTTCCGCACCTGGCGCCGCCAGCCGGTGAGCCAGCGCGCCGAGTTGCTGCTGAGCCTGGCCAGTGCCCTGCGCGAGCAAGCCGAAGACATGGCGCAGATGATCACCCTGGAAATGGGCAAACCCATCGCCCAGGCCCGTGCCGAAATCGAAAAATGCGCACAGCTCAGCGAATGGTACGCCGCCCACGGCCCGGCCATGCTCGCCCCGGAACCGACGCTGGTGGACAACGGCAGCGCCCAGATCGAGTACCGCCCGCTGGGCCCGATCTTCGCGGTGATGCCGTGGAATTTCCCGGTGTGGCAAGTACTGCGCGGCGCCGTGCCGACCATGCTGGCCGGCAACACCTATGTGCTCAAACACGCACCGAACGTCATGGGCAGCGCGTACCTGATCCAGCAGGCCTTCCACAAAGCCGGGTTTGCCGAGGGCCTGTTTGAAGTGGTCAACGTCACCAACGACGGCGTATCCAAAGCCATCGCCGACCCACGCATCGCCGCCGTCACCCTCACCGGCAGCGTACGTGCCGGTATCGCCATCGGCTCCCAGGCCGGCGCCGCGCTGAAAAAATGCGTGCTGGAACTGGGCGGCTCCGATCCCTTCATCGTGCTCAACGACGCCGACCTCGAAGCCGCCGTGCAAGCCGCGCTGATCGGCCGCTTCCAGAACAGCGGCCAGGTCTGCGCCGCCGCCAAACGCCTGATCATCGAAGCGGGTGTGGTCGAAGCCTTCACCGCCAAATTCCTGGAGGCCAGCCGTGCGATGGTGATGGGCGACCCGACGTCAGCCGCCACCTACATCGGCCCGATGGCCCGCTTCGACCTGCGCGACGAGCTGCACGGCCAGGTCCAGGCCACCCTGGAAGAAGGTGCTACCCTGCTGCTCGGCGGCAACAAAGTACCCGGCGCCGGCAACTACTATGCGCCGACCGTGCTGGCCAACGTCACCGACCAGATGACCTCGTTCAAACAGGAACTGTTCGGGCCCGTCGCCTCGATCATCACCGCCCGCGACGCCGACCACGCCGTGGCCCTGGCGAATGACAGCGAGTTCGGCCTCACCGCCAGCATTTTCACCACCGACCCGGCAAAGGCGCGCGTTATCGCCAACCAGCTGGAAACCGGCGGCATCTTCGTCAATGCCTTCAGCGTCTCCGACCCTCGGGTGGCGTTTGGCGGGATCAAGAAGAGCGGTTTCGGGCGTGAGTTGTCGCACTTCGGCGTGCGGGAGTTCTGCAACGCACAGACGGTGTGGCTGGATCGCAAGTAAGACGCTTCGGCGGCGCGGGCACGGGTCGTGGCTATCAACCACTCAGCCCCGCCGCCAAGGCTTCCAGTACCACACTGACCTTGGGCAACGCCTGGCGATTCTTGACCCAGGCCAGCCTGATCGCAGCCCCTTCAGTGGCCAACTGCGGCAACACCTCAACCAGCTTGCCCTCCTCCAGCGATGGCCGGACCACCCACGACGGCAGTTGCACGATCCCACAACCGGCCAACGCAGCCTGCATCAAGCCATCGCCATTGCCGATCACCAGGTGCGGCGTCATCTGCCAACGCCGCGGAGTGCCCGGTTCACAGGCAAAGTCCCAGGGGCTGATGCGTCCGTCCACCCAGCCGTAGGTGATGCACTGATGCTGCTCAAGTGCCTGTTCGGATGTCGGCACGCCATGATTCGCCAAATAGGCTGGCGAGGCGCACAGGGTGTGCCATTCACGCGCAAGCACACGCTGCTCCACCGTTTCCGGCCAGACATCCGCACCACCGATGCGCACCACCACATCCACGCCCTCTTTGAATGGGTCCACTAACCCGTCACTGAAGGAAATGTGCGGCACCAAGGACGGAAATGCCTGCAGCAAAGGCAGCAGCATCGGCAACACGCGGACGCGCCCGAACACACTGGGCAGGTCAATGCGCACACGTCCGCGCGGTTCACTTTGCTCGGCGCGCAGCGACAGCTCGGCGTCCTCTAGGTCAGCCAGCACGCCCGTGCAGGTACGGTAAAACGCCACGCCGGCCTCGGTGAGGGACAAGCGCCGTGTCGTACGCAGGAACAGCCGAGCGCCCAGGCGTTTTTCCAGCCGCGCGATGCTTTTACTGATGGCCGACGCCGTCAGGTTCATCTTCTCAGCAGCGGCGGTAAAGCTGCCGTAGTCCGCGACACACACAAACACATCGATACCTTTCAAGCGTTCGGAAGAAAACATGGACGTCCTGTATTCGTGAATTCAATTCAGGTAACTCGGTAAAAAGCATCCTAAATCAGAATTCAACTCAACAGTAAGCTATGCCCGACAAACGCTGACACTGAGGCCCGGATGCTGACCACGCTGAAAAACTACCCCCTGACCGTCAACCTGCTGGTAGGTGCGTCACTGGTGTTGACGCTCGCCAGGGCGATCACCTTGCCCTACCTGGTGATCTACCTGTCGGGCGAGTTCGGCTTGGGCGTGGGCGACATCGGCCTGGTGATCGGCAGCTCGCTGATCATCGGCTCCGTGATGAGCCTGTATGGCGGTTACCTGGTGGACAGCCTGCCCGGTTATCGTTTGCTCCTGGGCTGTTGCGCAGTTTTCACCGTGGGCTTTCTGGGCGCGTTCATCGCGCGAGAACTGTGGGTGTTCTTCACCTGCCTGGTCGCGATCAACCTGGCGTATGCCGTGATCGACATTGCGGTCAAATCCGGATTTGGCCGGCTACTGCCCGTTGATGCGCGCAGCGAAGCGTTTTCGATCAAATACACCCTGACCAATGTCGGCTATGCCGTCGGCCCCTTTCTCGGTGCAGGGCTGGCCACGCTCGCTATCAGCCTGCCCTTCCTGGCGTCGGCGGTGCTTGGGGCCGGGTGCTTTACGGTGTATTGCGTGTGGGGCGACAGGCACTGGGTGCCGACCCCTGCCAACCAGCATGGCGCGGCGTTCCTGGCGGTCGGCAAACGACTGCTGCGGGACTACCGCTTGGTGTGCTTTACCTTGGGCGGGATGCTCAGCGCAGTGGTGTTTGGCCAGTTCACCGCCTACCTCTCGCAATACCTGGTCGTCACCACCACGGCCGAGGCGGCGTACCGGATTATCAGCAGCGTGGTGGCCACCAACGCGCTGATGGTGATCAGCCTGCAATACATGATCGGCAAGCGCATCACCCATCAACACCTGCACCTGTGGCTTGCTGGTGGGCTGGGCATGTTTATCGCCGGGCTGGCGGGGTTCGGCTTGTCCACCTCACTGATGTGCTGGGTGCTGTCCATGGCGATCTTCACCTTGGGAGAGATCATCGTGTTCCCTGCCGAGTACATGTTCATCGACATCATCGCGCCCGAGCCTCTGCGGGGCATGTACTACGGCGCGCAAAACCTCGGCAACGTCGGCGCAGCCCTAGGGCCGGTGCTGTGCGGGATGGTGCTGGCGACACAGCCCGCCCACGCCATGTTCTACATGCTGGCGCTGTTTGTGGTCGCGGGCGGGTTGCTCTACAGCCTGGGCGCGTGCCTGGCAGGCAGGGTTAAAGCTGCCACCTGAACATCAGCAGCGCACATGCCGACGCACACACTGCACCAGCCCGTCCAGCGCCTGCGACTTCACCGGCGCCAGCACGCAGACCGTGTGCTCGCGCTGAGCCTCCTTCACCGTCAGGGTGTAATGCACCTGGCCCGGATTACCAGTGGCAGGTGCATTGCTTTGCGGCAATTGAAAGAAGTCGCAGGCCTCGACAAGCCGCCGCAACTCCTTCTGGTCCTGCTCCGGCAGCGCGTCCAGTTCCACCGTCTGTGGCTTGGCCAGGCCCGGAAAGAACCCAGGCCCGCCATTTTCCTTGATTGAAATTTGCATGGTTGTTCCTCGCGTCAGACAGCAATGCCGACCGCCTTCCAACCGTCCTTGACCGCTTTCTGTTCATCCTTGTTTGCGCCGTAGAGTCGGCCCGCAACATCGTAAGTGATACGCGCAAAGCGCAGGAAGCCGGAGTTGGGCCGCAGCCGCGCATCGCGCAGCGCGTCATACCAGATGCGCCCGGCGCGCTCCCAGGCAAACCCGCCCAGCGCTGTCGCCACCTGGTAGAACGCATGGTTGGGAATGCCGGAATTGATATGCACCCCGCCGTTATCCTCGTAGGTTTGCACAAAATCATCCATGTGCCCGGGCTGCGGGTCCTTGCCCAGCAGTTTGTCGTCAAACGCGGTGCCGGGGGCCTTCATCGAACGCAGGGCGGTGCCTTTGATCTTCTTGGTGAACAGCCCTTTGCCGATCAGCCAATCGGCGTCTTCCGCGCTTTGCTTCAACGCGTATTGCTTGATCAGCGAACCGAACACGTCCGACAGCGACTCGTTCAACGCCCCGGACTGGTTGAAATACATCAGCTTGGCCTCGTCTTCGGTGACGCCATGGGCCAACTCATGGCCAATCACGTCGAGGGCCACCGTGAAGCGGTTGAACAACTGCGCGTCTCCATCCCCGAACACCATCTGGGTCGAGTTCCAGAACGCGTTGTTGTAGTTCTGGCCAAAATGCACGGTGGCGTCCAATGCCATGCCGGCATCGTCGATGGAGTTGCGGTCAAAGACCTCGTCGAAAAAATCGAAGGTGGCGCCCAAGCCATCATAGGCCTCGTCCACCGCCGCATCACCGCTGGCAGGCTGCCCTTCGCCACGGATCAGCGTGCCGGGCAGGCTATCGGTACCTGCGGCGCTGTAGATCGAGCGACGCTTGCCGGCGCCCATGGCCAGGGCCATGCGCGCCGGGCCTTGGGCCGGTACGACGACCATGCGCAACGAGCGGAACGTGCTGTCCTTGGCGCGGGTGCGCAGCGCGACCTCCCGTTGCGCCTTGTCGCCGTTGCGCGCGATCTGGTCGAGCATATAGGGCGGGATGAGGCAGAAAATCGGATTGCGATGCTGCTGACGAACACACATTGGCTGGCTCCATTTGGCATGTGACAACGTCCGAGTAATCGATTCAGGATAGACCCAGGGGGCTAACGCGCATCATCAATTGTCATTAACGTATGTTGCAGTCGTGTTTATCCAAGGAGGACTTACCGATGCCCGCACGTAAAACCAAAATCGACCTTTCGTACCGTCCCCGGCTCGCCGACCTGCGCCCATTGATCGCACCAAGCCCCACGTTACTGGCGGCGCGAGCGGCGACACCCCGCGTCACACCGGCCAAAGACTTGAAGGACCGGCGCGGTTACGCTGACGACTTTCTCGGCAGCTTCGCGGTGCCCTGGCCCACGGTCGAGGAGGCCTTGGCGGCTGATACACAGAAACGCCTGGACTACACGCACTTCTCAATCACGATGTCACGCGCGAAGCGCCTCGCACTGTACGTGGGCGTCAACATCGACGGCGGCCAGCACGTAGACATCATCCGCAGCAACGACACCTGGGCCTATGACGGCCGCTTGCCCACGGACGCACAGGTGGGCGAAGCGCTCTATGCCAGCAATGGCCTGGACCGCGGCCACCTGGTCCGCCGCCAAGACCCCAACTGGGGCGACACGGCGCAAACCGCCAACCTCGACACCTTCCATTTCACCAACTGTTCGCCGCAGATGAGCGGGTTCAACCAGAAGACCTGGCTGGAGCTCGAAGACTACATCCTCGACAACACCCAACGCTGGAAAGCCCGGGCCACCGTGTTCAGCGGCCCGGTGTTCGCCGACGACGACCGTGTGTACCGAGGCGTGCAGATCCCCAAGGCATTCTGGAAAGTCGTCGCCTACCTCAGCGATGACGGCAAGCCTTCGGCCAGTGCCTACATGATCGATCAGAGCCGCGAACTGGGCCAACTCGACCTGGTGTTCGGCCAACTCAGGACCTACCAGCGCAGCGTGATCCAGATAGAACGCCTGACCGGCATCCGCTTCGCCAACCTGGCCGACTACGACGGTTTCAGCAACGAAGAACGCGCCACCGGCACGCGCATTGAAGCGCTGATACAAGGTCCAGAGGACATTCGTCTCTGACCGAGGCTTCACATGTTGAACGGCGTCACACCCAACACCAACCACGATGCGAAGCGAGCCGCTCTTGCTCTTGCTCTTGATCCTGCTTTTGATCTCAGGCGCCCCGTCAAACACGCTGGCCGGAATTCGACAGGGATTTGGGGGGTAAACCGGCAGGGATGCCGGTTTAGCCGCCCCGCGCCATGGATGGCGCGTGGCGGCGGCCCCCCAAATACCTGTCGGATTACGGGCACACCGAGCCTAGGCGAGGTGCCGAGTGTTGGGGCAAGAGCCCTTTGGTTACTTTGGGGCTCTTTTCCAAAGTGACCCGCCGTAAGGACGGAACCCATAGCAGCCCTTACCTAAATAACGGATATGTACCCGGTAAGATCCAACATCTAGGTCGGCTGTCAGGCCGCCTTCGCAGGCAAGCCAGCTCCCACATTTGGATCGTGGGGTGACAGTTAGAGTGTGGTCGGCTGTCAGGCCGCTTTCGCAGGCAAGCCAGCTCCCACATTTGGATCGTGGGGTGGCAGTTAGAGCGTGGTCGGCTGTTAGGCCGTCTTCGCAGGCAAGCCAGCTCCCACATTTGGATCGTGGGGTGGCAGTTAGATTGTGGTCGGCTGTCAGGCCGCTTTCGCAGGCAAGCCAGCTCCCACATTTTTGGATCGCGGGGGGACAGTTAGAGTGTGGTCGTCTGTCAGGTCGTCTTCGCAGGCAAGCCAGCTCCTACATTTTTGGATCGCGGGGCGACAGTTAGTTTGTGGTCGGCTGTCAGGCCGCTTTCGCAGGCAAGCCAGCTCCCACATTTAGATCGCGGGGCAACAGTAAAAGAGTGGTCGGCAGTTAGGCCGCCTTCGCGAGCAAGTCAGCTCCCACACTCTGGATCGCGGCGGTTAACAGTAAGGTTGCGCCCGGCCGTCAAGCCGCCAGCGCCGTACCCAGCGTGGTGTCGATACCTGCGCCCGTTGGCCGCCCCTCATTGCGCATTGATGTAATGAAACTGCGCCTGGGTCTTCTCAACCGCCGTACGCACTTTATCCTTCTGCGCATCGGTGCCCGAGTAATAAATCTGCATGCCCTTCAAATCCTGCCCTTCAACCGCCTTGCCAATCACGGCAACATCAACCGGCGTACTGGCACCGATAATCAAAAAGAACCCATCGCCCAAGCGCTTGGCATTGAGCAGCTCTCCCCGCAGTTGCGCAGCGTTCTGCTCACCGGCCATGGAAATCGCCAAGGTATCGCCGAACATACCGCTCTTGGGGATGCTCGTCGTGTGCAAACGGAGCTGTTCCGACCCGGCCGGCATCGATTTGACATAAGCGGTGGTGGCCTCATCAAAAATCTGCTTTTC carries:
- a CDS encoding amino acid aminotransferase encodes the protein MSLFSAVEMAPRDPILGLNEAFNADTRTTKVNLGVGVYCNEEGKIPLLRAVAEAEAIRVAQHAARGYLPIDGIAAYDKAVQTLLFGETSPLLAAGRVVTVQAVGGTGALKLGADFLKQLLPNAVVAISDPSWENHRALFETAGFPVQNYRYYDAATHDVNRAGLLEDLNALPPQSIVVLHACCHNPTGVDLSPADWQNVLDVVKAKNLVPFLDMAYQGFGDGIHEDAAAVRLFAESGLTFFVSSSFSKSFSLYGERVGALSIVGESKEESARILSQVKRVIRTNYSNPPTHGAAIVAAVLNNPELRAQWEAELAEMRLRIRGMREQMVAELAKAAPGHDFSFVGRQRGMFSYSGLTVEQVTRLRSEFGIYALDTGRICVAALNQSNIGAVTKAIVQVL
- a CDS encoding aldehyde dehydrogenase family protein, with translation MNATTHALSINPANGETVGSYPYETEQQLDAALDRATRAFRTWRRQPVSQRAELLLSLASALREQAEDMAQMITLEMGKPIAQARAEIEKCAQLSEWYAAHGPAMLAPEPTLVDNGSAQIEYRPLGPIFAVMPWNFPVWQVLRGAVPTMLAGNTYVLKHAPNVMGSAYLIQQAFHKAGFAEGLFEVVNVTNDGVSKAIADPRIAAVTLTGSVRAGIAIGSQAGAALKKCVLELGGSDPFIVLNDADLEAAVQAALIGRFQNSGQVCAAAKRLIIEAGVVEAFTAKFLEASRAMVMGDPTSAATYIGPMARFDLRDELHGQVQATLEEGATLLLGGNKVPGAGNYYAPTVLANVTDQMTSFKQELFGPVASIITARDADHAVALANDSEFGLTASIFTTDPAKARVIANQLETGGIFVNAFSVSDPRVAFGGIKKSGFGRELSHFGVREFCNAQTVWLDRK
- a CDS encoding LysR family transcriptional regulator — translated: MFSSERLKGIDVFVCVADYGSFTAAAEKMNLTASAISKSIARLEKRLGARLFLRTTRRLSLTEAGVAFYRTCTGVLADLEDAELSLRAEQSEPRGRVRIDLPSVFGRVRVLPMLLPLLQAFPSLVPHISFSDGLVDPFKEGVDVVVRIGGADVWPETVEQRVLAREWHTLCASPAYLANHGVPTSEQALEQHQCITYGWVDGRISPWDFACEPGTPRRWQMTPHLVIGNGDGLMQAALAGCGIVQLPSWVVRPSLEEGKLVEVLPQLATEGAAIRLAWVKNRQALPKVSVVLEALAAGLSG
- a CDS encoding MFS transporter codes for the protein MLTTLKNYPLTVNLLVGASLVLTLARAITLPYLVIYLSGEFGLGVGDIGLVIGSSLIIGSVMSLYGGYLVDSLPGYRLLLGCCAVFTVGFLGAFIARELWVFFTCLVAINLAYAVIDIAVKSGFGRLLPVDARSEAFSIKYTLTNVGYAVGPFLGAGLATLAISLPFLASAVLGAGCFTVYCVWGDRHWVPTPANQHGAAFLAVGKRLLRDYRLVCFTLGGMLSAVVFGQFTAYLSQYLVVTTTAEAAYRIISSVVATNALMVISLQYMIGKRITHQHLHLWLAGGLGMFIAGLAGFGLSTSLMCWVLSMAIFTLGEIIVFPAEYMFIDIIAPEPLRGMYYGAQNLGNVGAALGPVLCGMVLATQPAHAMFYMLALFVVAGGLLYSLGACLAGRVKAAT
- the uvrB gene encoding excinuclease ABC subunit UvrB; this encodes MSDFQLVTRFEPAGDQPEAIRQMVEGIEAGLAHQTLLGVTGSGKTFSIANVIAQINRPTLVLAPNKTLAAQLYGEFKAFFPNNAVEYFVSYYDYYQPEAYVPSSDTFIEKDASINDHIEQMRLSATKALLERKDAIIVTTVSCIYGLGSPETYLKMVLHVDRGDKLDQRELLRRLTSLQYTRNDMDFARATFRVRGDVIDIYPAESDLEAIRIELFDDEVESLSAFDPLTGEVIRKLPRFTFYPKSHYVTPRETLMGAIEGIKTELAERLEYLRSNNKLVEAQRLEQRTRFDLEMILELGYCNGIENYSRYLSGRESGAPPPTLYDYLPPDALLVIDESHVSVPQVGAMYKGDRSRKETLVEYGFRLPSALDNRPMRFDEWEAISPQTIFVSATPGNYEAEHAGRVIEQLVRPTGLVDPEIEIRPALTQVDDLLSEITKRVALEERVLVTTLTKRMSEDLTDYLADHGVRVRYLHSDIDTVERVEIIRDLRLGTFDVLVGINLLREGLDMPEVSLVAILDADKEGFLRSERSLIQTIGRAARNLNGRAILYADRITGSMERAIGETQRRRDKQIAFNLENGITPKGVFKDVADIMEGATVPGSRSKKRKGMAKAAEESAKYENELRSPSEITKRIRQLEEKMYQLARDLEFEAAAQTRDEIGKLRERLLAV
- the ptrR gene encoding putrescine utilization regulator PtrR, which produces MDLVQLEIFKAVAEQGSISAAAQLIHRVPSNLTTRIKQLEQDLGVELFIREKSRLRLSPAGWNFLGYARRILDLVQEARATVAGEEPQGAFALGSLESTAAVRIPALLAAYNQKHTKVELDLSTGPSGTMIEGVLSGRLTAAFVDGPVLHSTLEGVAVFEEEMVVIAPLHHAPIKRGQDVNGENIYTFRSNCSYRHHFERWFSQDGAAPGKIFEIESYHGMLACVSAGAGLALMPRSMLENMPGFAAVSVWPLADNFRILNTWLIWRRGTVSQSLNSFVTLLEERVPPL